The following are from one region of the Aequoribacter fuscus genome:
- a CDS encoding winged helix-turn-helix transcriptional regulator: protein MMSSFRQSYSLLLTYFLIFNSAPMTDKKKTLDRIDRKLLEILQKNGRISNVELAERVALSPTPCLERVRRLEREGYIKSYVALADGNKLKANTLAFIQVLLTNTSTANLKAFNELMKGITEVESCHMVAGGFDYLLKIRCTDMQHYQRFLGEKLATIPLVSQTHTYVVIEEVKAETAIPVRADVQ from the coding sequence ATGATGTCAAGCTTTCGCCAGAGTTATTCGCTATTATTGACCTACTTTTTGATATTTAACTCTGCACCTATGACCGACAAAAAGAAAACGCTGGACCGAATAGACCGTAAGCTACTCGAAATCCTCCAAAAAAATGGTCGGATCTCGAATGTCGAACTTGCTGAGAGGGTTGCTCTGTCGCCCACGCCGTGTTTAGAGCGCGTCCGACGTTTAGAACGAGAAGGCTACATCAAGAGTTACGTTGCACTGGCCGACGGTAATAAACTCAAAGCCAATACGCTTGCCTTTATACAAGTCTTACTGACGAACACCAGCACCGCCAATTTAAAAGCCTTTAACGAACTCATGAAGGGTATAACGGAGGTCGAGTCATGCCACATGGTCGCCGGCGGGTTCGATTATCTGTTGAAAATACGCTGCACGGATATGCAGCACTACCAGCGCTTTTTGGGTGAAAAGCTCGCGACAATACCCCTCGTGAGTCAGACTCACACGTATGTGGTCATTGAAGAAGTCAAAGCCGAAACCGCAATCCCCGTGCGAGCCGACGTCCAGTGA
- a CDS encoding propionyl-CoA synthetase translates to MSSIFDAVYQKSLDDPHGFWGEAATGISWSRKPTTILDDSQAPVYRWFSDGELNTCFNALDRHVRAGRGDATALIYDSAMTGNQSRYSYAELTELTARCAGAIQNLGVTKGDRVLIYMPMIAEAVVAMLACARIGAVHSVVFGGFAANELAKRIDDATPTLVIAASCGLEPSRVVHYQPLLEEALGLSVHEVPKVLMVQRDAWQAPMREGRDYDWSVEVPKAPMADCVSVAATDPLYILYTSGTTGQPKGVVRDNGGHAVALHWSMQHIYDVGEGEVFWAASDVGWVVGHSYIVYAPLLAGATTLMYEGKPVGTPDAGAFWRVIEQYHVKVLFTAPTAFRAIKKEDPKGELLLNYATDSLSALFLAGERTDPDTLHWAQQKLGVPVVDHWWQTETGWAICANCLGIQDLPVKDGSPTKPTPGWNLCVLDEAGNPLPPGELGSLAVKLPLPPGAFPTLWNAPDRFIESYLAAFPGYYNTGDAGIIDEEGYAFILSRTDDIINVAGHRLSTGGMEEVLADHPDVAECAVLGIADAMKGEVPMGLVVLSAGVTRDHAEIVNELVQSVRDRIGPVAAFKLAAVVERLPKTRSGKILRATIRKMANGESVTVPATIDDPAILIEIRQVLDTLLGR, encoded by the coding sequence ATGAGCAGTATCTTCGACGCGGTATACCAAAAGAGTTTAGATGACCCCCACGGGTTTTGGGGTGAGGCAGCGACAGGCATATCATGGTCGCGGAAGCCGACGACGATATTAGATGACAGTCAGGCGCCTGTTTATCGTTGGTTCAGCGATGGTGAGTTAAACACGTGCTTTAACGCGCTCGATCGACATGTGCGCGCCGGTCGGGGAGACGCAACCGCGCTCATTTACGACAGTGCCATGACCGGAAATCAAAGCCGATACTCCTATGCAGAACTTACGGAGCTCACGGCGCGTTGCGCCGGTGCAATTCAAAACCTTGGTGTAACGAAAGGAGACCGAGTTTTAATTTATATGCCTATGATTGCCGAGGCGGTCGTGGCTATGCTGGCTTGCGCAAGGATTGGCGCCGTTCATTCCGTCGTGTTTGGCGGTTTTGCTGCCAATGAGTTGGCCAAGCGCATTGACGACGCCACACCGACGCTGGTGATTGCTGCCTCATGCGGACTAGAGCCAAGTCGGGTCGTACACTATCAGCCACTGCTTGAAGAGGCGCTCGGTCTCAGCGTGCACGAGGTTCCCAAGGTGCTGATGGTGCAGCGCGATGCGTGGCAAGCGCCCATGCGCGAAGGGCGTGATTACGACTGGAGTGTCGAGGTGCCAAAAGCGCCTATGGCTGATTGTGTGAGCGTAGCGGCGACGGACCCGCTCTACATCCTCTATACCAGCGGGACCACAGGACAGCCCAAAGGTGTGGTTCGGGACAACGGTGGGCATGCCGTCGCGTTACACTGGAGCATGCAGCATATTTATGATGTTGGCGAAGGTGAGGTGTTTTGGGCGGCGAGTGACGTAGGTTGGGTCGTCGGGCATTCCTACATCGTTTACGCACCATTGTTGGCGGGTGCGACGACTCTGATGTACGAGGGTAAGCCCGTGGGCACTCCAGATGCGGGCGCGTTCTGGCGTGTGATTGAACAGTATCATGTGAAGGTTTTGTTCACTGCACCCACCGCATTCCGAGCGATAAAAAAAGAGGACCCCAAAGGTGAATTGCTGCTGAATTACGCGACCGATTCGCTAAGTGCCTTATTCTTGGCGGGTGAGAGAACCGATCCAGACACTTTGCACTGGGCGCAGCAGAAATTGGGTGTGCCGGTGGTTGACCATTGGTGGCAGACGGAGACCGGCTGGGCGATTTGTGCCAATTGCTTAGGCATACAAGATCTGCCGGTCAAGGATGGTTCGCCAACGAAACCGACACCCGGCTGGAACTTGTGCGTGCTAGACGAGGCAGGAAACCCTTTGCCACCCGGAGAACTCGGTTCGTTGGCGGTGAAGTTGCCGCTGCCGCCGGGTGCGTTTCCTACCTTGTGGAATGCCCCTGACCGTTTCATCGAGAGCTATTTGGCCGCTTTCCCGGGTTATTACAATACCGGTGATGCGGGCATTATCGACGAAGAGGGCTACGCATTTATTCTGTCTCGCACCGACGACATCATTAATGTCGCGGGACACCGCCTTTCGACTGGCGGAATGGAGGAGGTGCTCGCAGACCACCCCGACGTTGCCGAGTGTGCCGTGTTAGGTATTGCGGATGCGATGAAAGGCGAAGTACCCATGGGGCTGGTTGTGCTGAGCGCAGGCGTAACCCGAGATCACGCCGAGATCGTGAACGAATTGGTGCAGAGTGTTCGTGATCGTATCGGTCCCGTGGCCGCGTTTAAACTCGCAGCTGTGGTCGAGCGATTGCCAAAAACGCGTTCAGGTAAAATTTTGCGCGCTACCATTCGTAAAATGGCAAATGGTGAGAGCGTAACGGTACCTGCGACCATCGATGATCCCGCTATTTTGATAGAAATTCGGCAAGTGCTCGATACCCTGTTAGGGCGATAG
- the putA gene encoding bifunctional proline dehydrogenase/L-glutamate gamma-semialdehyde dehydrogenase PutA, which translates to MSNTVLAVEGVPGYPIAPDEHACVEHLLQISALNEEQRQAIVESAIAMVEACRSQSHKAGTLDAFLQEFGLSNKEGIALMCLAEALLRVPDEQTADRLIAEKLSSGDWSSHKGRSESAFVNASVWGLMLTGSIVSLDKSMTKDTGDWMRRLGARLGEPVIRAAVLQAMKIMGGQFVLGRTIKEALRRTHKAFRNGGRFSFDMLGEGARTAEDAERYFQSYRDAIAAIVEKRSGLGAIESDSISVKISALHPRYEERQSARVMGELYPKLLSLAEFAKSGGIGLSIDAEESERLQLSMRLFARLANEPSLRGWNGLGFVLQAYQKRAVSVTHWLAGLAQQTGRRIPVRLVKGAYWDREIKHSQELGLSDYPVFTRKCHTDLSYQVCAESLLSYPELLYPQFATHNAHTVALVLACAKPAQAFEFQRLHGMGHLLYETLGAQRPEVPVRVYAPVGQHRDLLPYLVRRLLENGANSSFVNRFLDAQVPPADLVEDPVAITQMQSVYRHKKLPVPRALYASETYCWVNASGVDLQDASHYPEFEQAIERVRAHPITAIPTARVHAVHEDITSTPIVSPAEQTLEVGRVVEATIDDVDLAIARAVAAWPTWMQVSVDARSQALEAAAETLETQLFDWAALISLEAGRTLDDAVSEVREAVDFCRYYAQQGRRLFGQPLVLPGPTGETNRLVWQGRGAWVCISPWNFPLAIFIGQVAAALVAGNTVVAKPAEQTPLIAHKAVTLLHECGIPTEVLQLVPGNGAVVGKALVRDSRIAGVAFTGSTETAQGINRALAAKNGPIVPFIAETGGINCMIVDATALPEQVVDDVMVSAFQSAGQRCSALRVLYLQEDVADGIITMLRGALAEWRVGHPWRPESDMGPLIDEEAARQIRHHIEQLLQTETLLAKSPVTNIPHSGYYIEPHVFGISRLDQLKREVFGPVLHVISYKASEFEQVLQDINESGYGLTLGVHSRIDGFAQQVFAKTRVGNTYVNRNMVGAVVGVNPFGGQGLSGTGPKAGGPNYLQRFALERTYTDNVVAKGGNTDLFTMADD; encoded by the coding sequence ATGTCAAATACTGTTCTTGCTGTTGAAGGTGTACCGGGGTACCCGATCGCTCCAGACGAGCATGCGTGTGTCGAGCATTTGCTGCAGATCTCGGCTTTGAACGAAGAGCAACGTCAGGCAATTGTGGAATCGGCGATCGCGATGGTTGAAGCCTGTCGATCGCAAAGTCACAAGGCGGGCACGCTCGATGCTTTTTTGCAGGAGTTTGGTCTATCAAACAAAGAGGGTATTGCACTGATGTGCCTTGCGGAAGCGCTACTGCGCGTGCCTGATGAGCAAACCGCTGATCGTTTGATTGCCGAGAAATTGAGTTCGGGCGATTGGAGTTCACACAAAGGGCGCTCGGAGTCCGCTTTTGTAAATGCTTCAGTGTGGGGCTTGATGTTGACGGGCTCAATCGTATCGCTCGACAAATCAATGACCAAAGATACGGGCGATTGGATGCGACGGCTAGGCGCCCGACTGGGTGAACCTGTGATTCGAGCAGCAGTATTGCAAGCTATGAAGATAATGGGCGGGCAATTTGTTTTGGGCCGGACGATAAAAGAGGCGCTCAGACGTACGCATAAAGCGTTTAGAAATGGCGGGCGATTTTCGTTTGATATGTTGGGTGAAGGCGCGCGGACTGCTGAGGACGCAGAGCGGTATTTTCAATCCTATCGGGACGCGATCGCGGCGATTGTCGAAAAGCGCAGCGGTCTTGGTGCCATCGAGAGTGACAGTATTTCTGTTAAAATTTCAGCCTTGCATCCGCGCTACGAAGAGCGGCAGTCAGCGCGCGTCATGGGCGAGCTCTACCCGAAGCTGTTGTCATTGGCGGAGTTCGCTAAGTCAGGCGGCATAGGCTTGAGTATCGATGCCGAAGAATCGGAGCGGCTGCAGCTGTCGATGCGTTTATTTGCGCGTTTGGCCAACGAGCCAAGTTTGCGTGGGTGGAACGGTCTGGGCTTTGTATTGCAAGCCTACCAAAAGCGCGCCGTAAGCGTGACACACTGGCTAGCCGGGTTGGCGCAACAGACGGGTCGGAGAATTCCCGTACGACTGGTCAAAGGTGCCTACTGGGATCGTGAAATCAAACACTCGCAGGAACTCGGCCTTAGCGATTACCCCGTGTTTACTCGAAAGTGCCATACCGATTTGTCTTATCAGGTGTGTGCTGAGTCTTTGCTGAGTTACCCTGAGCTGTTGTATCCCCAATTCGCAACCCACAATGCGCATACCGTTGCACTTGTACTGGCGTGTGCCAAGCCTGCACAAGCCTTCGAGTTTCAGCGCTTGCACGGCATGGGGCACTTGCTCTACGAGACTCTTGGTGCGCAGCGGCCTGAGGTGCCGGTTCGCGTTTATGCTCCAGTGGGTCAACATCGAGATTTACTCCCATACCTGGTTCGACGATTGCTTGAAAATGGTGCGAACTCATCCTTCGTCAACCGTTTTCTCGACGCTCAGGTTCCGCCCGCAGATTTGGTAGAAGATCCTGTTGCCATCACGCAGATGCAATCTGTTTATCGTCACAAGAAACTGCCGGTACCCAGGGCTTTATACGCGAGTGAAACTTACTGCTGGGTGAATGCTAGTGGTGTTGATCTGCAAGATGCGAGTCACTATCCAGAATTTGAGCAGGCGATCGAGCGAGTAAGAGCACATCCTATCACTGCCATTCCAACCGCTCGGGTGCATGCAGTACACGAAGATATCACCAGTACACCGATAGTGAGCCCCGCAGAGCAAACACTGGAGGTGGGACGCGTTGTTGAGGCAACGATTGACGACGTCGATCTTGCGATCGCCCGCGCGGTGGCCGCGTGGCCAACTTGGATGCAAGTCAGCGTTGACGCAAGGTCGCAAGCGCTCGAAGCGGCTGCCGAGACACTTGAAACGCAGTTATTCGACTGGGCCGCGTTGATCAGTCTGGAGGCGGGCAGAACGCTTGATGATGCGGTCTCTGAGGTTCGTGAAGCCGTTGATTTTTGTCGTTACTATGCGCAGCAGGGCCGGCGCCTATTTGGTCAGCCCCTCGTCTTACCCGGACCCACAGGAGAGACGAATCGCCTGGTTTGGCAGGGCCGCGGGGCTTGGGTGTGTATTAGCCCCTGGAATTTTCCGCTTGCCATTTTTATCGGGCAGGTAGCGGCTGCACTGGTTGCCGGCAATACCGTGGTAGCGAAGCCTGCAGAGCAGACGCCCCTGATCGCTCACAAAGCCGTTACCTTATTACACGAGTGTGGAATTCCCACTGAGGTCCTCCAGTTAGTGCCGGGTAACGGCGCCGTGGTCGGAAAAGCACTGGTGAGGGACTCTAGAATTGCCGGTGTTGCCTTCACCGGTAGCACGGAAACCGCGCAGGGAATTAATCGTGCGCTGGCGGCAAAGAATGGTCCTATTGTGCCGTTTATCGCTGAGACAGGGGGCATCAACTGCATGATTGTCGATGCCACCGCGCTGCCAGAACAAGTCGTCGATGATGTGATGGTATCTGCGTTTCAGAGCGCTGGGCAGCGCTGTTCTGCCTTGCGCGTCCTGTACTTACAAGAGGATGTGGCTGACGGAATCATTACGATGTTGCGGGGCGCGCTCGCCGAGTGGCGGGTGGGTCATCCTTGGCGTCCCGAGTCCGATATGGGCCCGTTGATTGATGAAGAGGCGGCGCGGCAAATACGTCATCACATTGAGCAGCTTTTGCAAACCGAAACATTGCTTGCCAAGTCCCCTGTGACGAACATTCCGCACTCCGGGTACTACATTGAACCCCACGTGTTTGGGATCAGTCGTCTCGATCAGCTTAAACGCGAAGTGTTTGGACCTGTACTGCACGTTATTTCATACAAAGCCTCCGAATTCGAGCAAGTACTGCAAGATATCAATGAATCAGGCTACGGCCTTACCTTAGGCGTGCACAGCCGTATTGACGGCTTTGCGCAACAAGTATTCGCCAAGACACGGGTCGGCAACACTTATGTCAATCGCAACATGGTCGGGGCAGTCGTCGGCGTAAATCCGTTTGGGGGGCAGGGACTTTCAGGAACGGGCCCGAAAGCAGGCGGGCCCAATTATTTGCAGCGCTTTGCCCTTGAACGCACCTACACCGATAACGTCGTGGCGAAGGGCGGTAACACCGACTTATTTACAATGGCTGATGATTAA
- a CDS encoding FGGY-family carbohydrate kinase, translating into MTEDLILAIDNGTQSIRALAFNRQGELIDKAQVALDDYQHPQPGWMEHDVDAFYQALCRVCQQLWSQNRVQAKQIKAVVPTTQRATVINLDASGTPLRPAIIWPDQRLAEIRSRRPLVWRILFRLLGLKPTIDALEQACEINWIAQNEPEVWKHTAHFVLLSGYLNFKLTGELADSVGNQVGYIPFDYKAQDWCKDSDWKWSCMPVRRDQLPRLVQTGDELGRITQECSKETGIPLNTPVIAGAADKACEVLGSGCVDPSVGSISCGTTATINVTHHKYLEPRPFIPPYPAAMPGVFNLEVQIFRGFWMVNWLKNVFGLANTTTASPDESAIEHFLNSTKAGAEGLVLQPYWNPGLGEPGPEARGSIIGFTDTHTKAHIYRALIEGLAFGLREGKELLEKRGKQPLLYCRVAGGGSQSDGVMQILADVLNCPCERPSTYEASGLGAAILGAAALGMYPTMEAACQAMTGTGQRFEPNTTNALLYDGIYQQVYLQQYRQLKPLFQSLYDLFNRA; encoded by the coding sequence ATGACAGAAGATCTGATTCTGGCCATCGACAATGGCACGCAAAGCATCCGAGCCTTGGCGTTTAACCGCCAGGGCGAGTTAATCGACAAAGCGCAGGTGGCCCTGGACGATTATCAGCACCCGCAGCCAGGCTGGATGGAGCATGACGTCGACGCGTTCTATCAGGCTCTGTGTCGCGTCTGTCAGCAGCTGTGGAGTCAGAATCGAGTTCAAGCCAAGCAAATAAAAGCGGTGGTTCCCACCACACAAAGAGCCACAGTCATCAATCTTGATGCAAGCGGAACGCCACTGCGGCCAGCGATTATTTGGCCAGACCAACGGTTAGCGGAAATCAGATCACGGCGCCCTCTTGTGTGGCGCATTTTGTTCCGTCTGCTCGGGCTAAAGCCCACCATCGATGCTCTAGAGCAAGCCTGTGAAATCAATTGGATCGCGCAGAACGAACCCGAAGTTTGGAAACACACAGCTCACTTTGTGCTGCTGTCAGGCTACTTGAATTTCAAACTCACCGGCGAACTGGCCGACAGCGTTGGGAACCAAGTTGGCTATATCCCCTTCGATTACAAAGCTCAGGATTGGTGTAAAGACAGCGATTGGAAATGGAGCTGCATGCCGGTAAGACGCGACCAGCTACCGCGATTGGTTCAAACGGGCGACGAGCTCGGCCGAATCACACAAGAGTGCAGCAAGGAAACAGGCATCCCACTCAACACCCCTGTGATCGCTGGCGCCGCCGACAAAGCTTGTGAGGTGCTCGGCAGTGGCTGTGTCGACCCCAGCGTCGGCAGCATCTCATGTGGCACCACGGCAACCATTAACGTCACACATCACAAGTACCTAGAGCCCAGACCGTTTATTCCGCCCTATCCTGCCGCGATGCCCGGAGTCTTCAACCTTGAAGTGCAAATATTTCGCGGCTTCTGGATGGTCAACTGGTTAAAGAATGTATTCGGTTTAGCCAATACGACTACCGCGTCGCCCGATGAATCGGCCATAGAACACTTCCTGAATTCGACTAAAGCTGGGGCCGAAGGCTTAGTGCTACAACCCTACTGGAATCCGGGTTTGGGAGAACCCGGACCCGAGGCGCGTGGCAGCATCATCGGCTTTACCGATACGCACACCAAAGCCCACATTTACCGCGCCTTGATCGAGGGACTGGCTTTCGGCCTGCGCGAGGGCAAAGAATTACTCGAAAAACGTGGCAAACAACCCTTGCTCTACTGCCGCGTTGCTGGCGGCGGATCACAAAGCGACGGCGTCATGCAGATCCTTGCCGATGTACTGAACTGTCCGTGCGAACGACCCTCGACCTACGAAGCCAGCGGCCTAGGTGCCGCCATCCTAGGTGCTGCAGCCCTGGGAATGTACCCGACAATGGAAGCTGCTTGCCAAGCGATGACAGGCACTGGTCAGCGCTTTGAACCAAATACAACCAACGCTCTGCTGTACGATGGAATATACCAGCAGGTCTACCTGCAGCAATATCGACAACTAAAACCCTTGTTTCAGTCCCTGTACGACCTCTTCAACAGGGCTTAA
- a CDS encoding sulfite exporter TauE/SafE family protein has translation MNIRQYGPWLCFLVVFYGAWAAYFLTSDTWHLLGEHWPIALSMALGSYFAGSTPMGGGTVGFPVLVFGFDYPTHVGRDFSLAVQSIGMTSASLLIWCRKQALARTVLRGSIIGVTLGLPIGLFAISPWVSEFAVKALFSVLWASFGIYHLRYGRELRQQTGFISHHQSTDLRVGVLLGMIGGLTTVAFTGVGIDMLVYSTLILMYRANIAIAIPTSVVIMAYASVYGSVLQTLSGAWSPGVIEQWLTAAPVVALGAPLGVLVVSRLAPRTNIAIVSVLCLAQFAWFLLIERQYLSPLSVLLLIVLAATTWGLLIKLKDLSN, from the coding sequence GTGAACATTCGACAGTATGGCCCGTGGTTGTGCTTTTTGGTGGTATTTTACGGCGCATGGGCGGCGTATTTCCTGACTTCTGACACCTGGCACTTGCTCGGCGAGCACTGGCCGATCGCCCTCAGTATGGCGCTAGGAAGCTATTTTGCCGGCTCAACCCCTATGGGAGGCGGCACCGTTGGCTTTCCCGTTCTGGTATTTGGCTTCGACTATCCTACGCATGTAGGCCGCGACTTCAGCTTGGCCGTTCAATCAATCGGGATGACCAGTGCGAGTTTGCTGATATGGTGTCGCAAACAAGCGCTAGCACGCACAGTTCTCAGAGGTAGCATTATCGGCGTCACGCTCGGCTTGCCTATCGGCTTATTCGCAATTTCACCCTGGGTCTCGGAGTTTGCGGTTAAAGCCTTATTCTCCGTTCTTTGGGCCAGCTTTGGTATCTATCACCTGCGTTATGGCCGCGAGCTGCGGCAACAAACGGGATTTATCTCTCATCACCAAAGTACCGACTTACGAGTCGGGGTTCTGCTAGGAATGATCGGAGGGCTAACAACCGTCGCGTTTACCGGTGTTGGTATCGACATGTTGGTCTACAGCACGCTCATACTGATGTATCGAGCGAATATTGCGATCGCCATTCCCACATCCGTTGTGATTATGGCGTACGCATCCGTTTATGGCAGTGTCTTACAAACGCTGAGCGGCGCTTGGTCACCTGGGGTCATCGAGCAGTGGCTGACGGCAGCCCCCGTGGTAGCATTGGGTGCGCCGCTTGGGGTACTCGTCGTCTCGCGACTTGCGCCCAGAACAAATATCGCCATTGTATCCGTGCTGTGCCTAGCCCAGTTTGCGTGGTTTTTACTGATTGAGCGACAGTACCTAAGCCCTCTCAGTGTCCTACTACTGATCGTGTTAGCCGCGACCACTTGGGGCTTACTCATAAAATTAAAAGATCTCTCGAACTAG
- a CDS encoding Bax inhibitor-1/YccA family protein, which translates to MQGKPVYTHANAQVESLVSTHKVLRNTYLLLAMTLVVSAVSAGISMAIGLGQGAALILMLVGFGLLFVVNKMADTSKGLVAIFAFTAVMGASIGPMLTAYLSLPNGSALVMQALGGTALVFFGLSAYALTTRKDFSFMGGFLMVGLLVAVVAMIANIFLAIPALSLTISAAVIMIMSGMILFDTSRIINGGETNYIRATVSLYLNIYNLFIHMLHLLTALTGSDD; encoded by the coding sequence ATGCAAGGAAAACCGGTTTACACTCACGCAAATGCCCAGGTGGAATCGCTGGTCAGCACGCATAAGGTGCTTCGCAATACGTATTTATTACTCGCAATGACTCTTGTTGTGAGCGCCGTATCCGCGGGCATATCCATGGCGATTGGCTTGGGTCAGGGCGCCGCATTGATTCTGATGCTGGTAGGATTTGGTTTGCTTTTCGTGGTCAACAAAATGGCGGATACCAGCAAAGGTCTTGTCGCGATCTTTGCTTTCACTGCCGTTATGGGCGCATCCATTGGCCCTATGTTGACAGCCTATCTGTCGCTACCCAATGGCTCTGCCCTAGTCATGCAAGCGCTTGGCGGTACCGCCTTGGTCTTTTTCGGCCTGTCAGCTTATGCCTTGACCACACGCAAGGACTTCTCGTTCATGGGCGGTTTCTTGATGGTGGGCTTACTGGTCGCCGTCGTGGCCATGATCGCTAATATCTTCCTCGCCATCCCCGCACTGTCACTGACCATTTCAGCGGCGGTGATCATGATCATGTCAGGTATGATCTTGTTTGATACCAGCCGAATCATTAACGGCGGCGAAACTAACTACATCAGAGCAACGGTTTCGCTGTATTTGAACATCTACAATTTGTTCATTCATATGCTGCACCTGCTCACCGCATTGACCGGTAGCGACGACTAA
- a CDS encoding FAD-binding oxidoreductase, translating to MTFSHTQALSDLLGASKVSSAEADTHQRRFDRWCVKHYRDWRGQTVTAPACVVSPTTTAEVQALIRYANQHAIAVIPYGLGSGVCGGIEPQGDDILLDMSRMNQVCDINPTDLLATFEAGKNGLEAEEAVAAHGLTIGHWPQSVAISTVGGWVSTRASGQFSTAYGNIEDIIYAMEVVLPNGEIVTLGKAPRAAAGPDLRHLIMGAEGIMGVVTKVTLSLRRQPEAREFSAFYCHSMAQGFEAQRQIVQADWRPPVMRQYDASEVTRLFPNYESDDSGLLLMVHEGPAGRVTAELEAIRAIADTVGLVEADSSVTKGWLDHRNHVPEWVDLLNMGVIADTIEVSATWQQIDAVYNNTVAALQTVPSIALASAHSSHVYRSGINLYFTFACAPTDAAEMEALYFEAWDKALTATAAAGGGIAHHHGSGRLRRQYLHHDLGDQGIELLRTVKHAIDPKGIMNPGNLLPEE from the coding sequence ATGACTTTTTCTCATACCCAAGCTCTCAGCGACCTACTCGGCGCTTCGAAGGTATCCTCAGCCGAGGCAGACACGCATCAACGCCGGTTTGACCGCTGGTGCGTCAAGCACTATCGCGACTGGCGCGGGCAAACCGTGACCGCACCGGCCTGCGTTGTCAGCCCCACCACCACTGCAGAGGTGCAGGCGCTGATCCGCTATGCCAACCAGCATGCTATCGCGGTAATCCCCTACGGCTTGGGCAGTGGTGTCTGTGGCGGCATTGAACCGCAAGGTGACGATATTCTGCTGGATATGAGCCGTATGAATCAGGTCTGCGACATTAACCCGACCGATCTACTGGCCACTTTCGAGGCGGGCAAAAATGGTTTAGAAGCCGAAGAAGCCGTCGCTGCACACGGCCTAACCATTGGGCATTGGCCTCAGTCGGTCGCAATTTCGACCGTTGGCGGCTGGGTATCAACCCGCGCCTCGGGTCAGTTTTCGACAGCTTATGGCAACATCGAGGACATTATTTATGCCATGGAAGTGGTGCTACCCAACGGTGAAATCGTAACACTTGGCAAGGCGCCGCGCGCTGCGGCCGGTCCCGATCTGCGCCACTTAATTATGGGCGCAGAAGGCATCATGGGCGTCGTCACCAAGGTCACTCTATCCCTAAGACGGCAACCTGAAGCGCGAGAGTTCAGCGCGTTCTACTGCCACTCGATGGCACAAGGGTTTGAAGCGCAGCGACAGATTGTGCAGGCCGATTGGCGACCACCCGTCATGCGTCAGTACGACGCTTCGGAAGTGACTCGTTTGTTCCCCAACTACGAGTCTGACGATTCGGGCTTACTGCTCATGGTGCACGAGGGTCCCGCCGGTCGTGTCACAGCGGAACTCGAGGCCATTCGAGCTATCGCCGATACGGTAGGCCTGGTGGAAGCCGACAGTTCGGTCACTAAAGGCTGGTTAGACCACCGCAATCATGTGCCTGAATGGGTCGACCTGCTAAATATGGGCGTCATCGCCGATACGATCGAGGTATCGGCCACTTGGCAGCAAATTGATGCGGTGTATAACAATACCGTTGCAGCCTTACAAACCGTGCCGAGCATTGCGCTCGCTTCAGCCCACAGCTCGCATGTGTATCGATCGGGTATTAACCTCTACTTCACCTTCGCGTGTGCGCCAACCGATGCCGCAGAGATGGAAGCGCTGTACTTTGAGGCGTGGGACAAAGCGCTCACAGCAACGGCTGCGGCCGGTGGGGGTATCGCCCATCACCATGGATCTGGACGCTTGCGCCGCCAATACCTGCATCACGATTTGGGTGACCAAGGCATTGAATTACTCAGAACCGTGAAGCACGCCATTGATCCAAAGGGTATTATGAACCCAGGGAACTTGCTCCCAGAAGAATAA